A stretch of the Malus sylvestris chromosome 10, drMalSylv7.2, whole genome shotgun sequence genome encodes the following:
- the LOC126585462 gene encoding ankyrin repeat domain-containing protein 2B-like: MASAQKDVPAAGEKPVSTENKSSKPETTENKTPKPEASSGDSLSGQPGATPFQIPEAGFPPNPFDFSAMTGLLNDPSIKELAEQIAKDPSFNQMADQLQKTFQGVSVDEGVPQFDSQQYYSTMQQVMQNPQFMTMAERLGSALMQDPSMNTMLESFANPSNKDQLEERMSRIKEDPSLKPILEEIETGGPAAMMRYWNDKDVLQKLGEAMGLAVGDAATSTEAPEEAEDAGNEDESIVHHTASVGDVEGLKAALASGADKDEEDSEGRTALHFACGYGEVKCAQALLEAGARVDALDKNKNTALHYAAGYGRKECVALLLENGAAVTLQNMDGKTPIDVAKLNNQNDVLKLLEKDAFL; this comes from the exons ATGGCTTCCGCGCAGAAGGATGTGCCTGCTGCTG GCGAAAAGCCAGTTTCAACAGAGAACAAAAGTTCCAAACCTGAAACAACAGAGAACAAAACTCCCAAGCCTGAGGCATCGTCTGGAGACTCACTGTCAGGACAACCAGGGGCTACCCCTTTCCAAATTCCAGAGGCTGGCTTTCCTCCCAATCCTTTTGATTTCTCAGCCATGACTGGCTTGCTGAAT GATCCTAGCATTAAGGAATTAGCTGAACAGATAGCAAAGGATCCTTCATTCAACCAGATGGCAGACCAACTTCAGAAAACTTTTCAAGGTGTGTCAGTTGATGAAGGTGTCCCTCAGTTTGATAGTCAACAGTACTATTCCACCATGCAACAGGTTATGCAGAATCCTCAGTTCATGACCATGGCTGAGCGCCTTGGTAGTGCATTGATGCAG GATCCATCTATGAATACCATGCTTGAGAGTTTCGCCAATCCCTCGAACAAAGATCAGCTTGAGGAACGCATGTCACGTATCAAAGAAGATCCTTCTTTGAAACCTATTTTGGAAGAAATAGAAACTGGTGGTCCAGCTGCCATGATGAG ATACTGGAATGATAAAGATGTTTTGCAGAAGTTGGGAGAAGCAATGGGTCTTGCAGTTGGGGATGCAGCTACTTCTACTGAAGCACCAGAAGAAGCAGAAGATGCCGGAAATGAGGATGAATCAATTGTTCATCACACTGCTAGTGTTGGTGACGTGGAG GGTTTGAAAGCTGCCTTAGCATCTGGTGCTGACAAGGATGAGGAAGATTCAGAAGGGAGGACAGCATTACATTTTGCATGTGGATATGGTGAG GTGAAGTGTGCTCAAGCTCTTCTTGAGGCTGGAGCAAGAGTCGATGCTCTTGATAAGAACAAAAACACCGCACTTCATTATGCAGCCGGTTATGGCAGGAAGGAATGCGTGGCACTTCTACTCGAGAATGGCGCAGCTGT CACTCTCCAGAACATGGACGGCAAAACCCCAATCGATGTTGCCAAGTTGAACAACCAAAATGACGTACTAAAGTTGCTCGAGAAGGACGCCTTCCTGTAA
- the LOC126585465 gene encoding transcription factor RF2a-like, protein MYGSSSTSSKDDTVISIPSTKKRPAAVLEEVAQRDPKLAKRIMTNRRSAMRAKERKKMYIQTLECNIQRLQFELAALTAQLEQWQVDTLYITAENNRLKECLHHILEDIELQDALNYHSRNEIERLKRLVFSNNISKD, encoded by the exons ATGTATGGTTCAAGCTCAACTTCATCCAAAGATGACACCGTCATCTCAATCCCTAGCACCAAAAAAAGGCCTGCTGCAGTTCTTGAAGAAGTCGCTCAGCGCGATCCAAAGCTCGCGAAAAG GATTATGACTAACCGGAGGTCGGCTATGAGggcaaaggagaggaagaagatgtaCATTCAGACGCTTGAATGCAACATACAAAGGTTGCAGTTTGAATTAGCTGCTCTGACTGCTCAGTTGGAACAATGGCAG GTAGACACCCTTTACATAACTGCAGAAAACAATAGATTGAAAGAATGTCTACACCATATTTTGGAAGACATTGAATTACAAGACG CCTTGAATTATCATAGCAGAAATGAGATTGAACGTCTGAAAAGACTTGTTTTCTCGAACAATATCTCAAAAGATTGA
- the LOC126585467 gene encoding uncharacterized protein LOC126585467, translating into MISVDEDHAWQDYVKSHSGAKSFRWKVIPNWDDIVDLCGKDRATGEGAETGVEAFEIMTPPHIETNHIDLDGDTQGLEDIEIINDISPTSANGQKTQSKRKPTNFVDVPHTKKKLTTPKDMIADSLAKMASSFQDYICADTKKLDPTEVYDEVNAIPDLSEEEQIKACAWLIENDKQFLMLKTLPVEKKKNMVLLFTSRGS; encoded by the exons ATGATAAGTGTAGATGAAGATCATGCCTGGCAAGATTACGTGAAG TCACATAGTGGTGCTAAAAGTTTTCGTTGGAAGGTCATTCCAAATTGGGATGATATAGTGGATTTGTGTGGTAAAGATAGAGCCACAGGTGAGGGTGCTGAAACAGGTGTGGAAGCTTTTGAGATTATGACTCCTCCGCATATTGAAACTAATCATATTGATTTGGATGGTGATACGCAAGGTTTAGAAGATATTGAAATTATTAATGATATTTCACCTACTTCAGCCAATGGTCAGAAGACTCAAAGCAAGAGAAAGCCAACAAATTTTGTTGATGTGCCTCATACAAAGAAAAAACTAACCACCCCTAAAGATATGATTGCAGATTCACTTGCTAAGATGGCTTCATCCTTTCAAGACTATATTTGTGCAGACACAAAGAAGCTTGATCCAACAGAGGTATATGATGAAGTAAATGCAATACCAGATCTCAGTGAAGAAGAACAAATCAAAGCATGTGCTTGGTTGATCGAAAATGACAAGCAATTTCTCATGTTGAAGACACTCCCAgttgagaagaaaaagaatatgGTATTATTGTTTACTTCACGAGGCTCATAG